In Nostoc sphaeroides, the genomic window CTTCGTTTACTCAGCGATGGAAGAGGAAATCGAAAAACATCGCCAGCACCCAATTGTTTCTAAAATTAACTTTCCGCAGCTAAACCGCAAGTATACCTTAGAGCAAGACCTGAGTTATTACTTTGGTGCTAACTGGAGAGAGCAAATCAAGCTATCTCCCGCAGGTGAAGCTTATGTACAGCGCATCCGAGAAATATCTGCCACAGAACCGGAACTGTTAATCGCTCATTCATATACTCGTTACTTGGGTGACTTATCTGGGGGACAAATTCTCAAAAATATTGCTGTAACGGCAATGAATTTGTCTGATGGGCAAGGAACAGCCTTTTATGAGTTTCCTGAGATTCCTGATGAGAAGGCATTCAAAGCCAAATATCGGCAAATTGTGGATGAATTACCTCTTGATGATGCTACCAGCGATCGCATCGTTGATGAAGCTAACGCTGCTTTTGGCGTAAATATGAAGATGTTTCAGGAATTGGAAGGCAATTTGATCAAGGCGATCGGGGTAATGGTGTTCAACAGCCTCACACGCCGACGGACACGCGGCAGTACTGAACTCGTTACTGCTGAGTAACTGTGTTGAGATTGCGGAGCAATACGCTTGGGTTAAGGCTAAAACTCTGTTATCCAAGTCAATTTTTTAACGAACCGCCAAGACGCAGAGGACGCAGAGAGAAGAAAGAGAAGGAAAAAATTGCTTAACTGAACTGTATTGGATTGCGGAGTATGGTGTGTGGAGTCATAAGTTCAGATAGGCTGATGAAGGATAATTCATAGCTGTTTCTGGGGAAAGAGCGATTGATGCTCAAAATATTTAGGGGCAATAGCCTTGTGACTGCTTTTTATTCGTGAAAGCAAGCATGGGGAGATTGCCCCTCAATTATTGTTAATAGTTAGCAGTTAGTTATTAATATCAATGTTTTGAGGTTTTGCATAAATTTTTAACTTACAGCAGAGTTAAAGAGGGCGAATGCACGCGATCGCACTTATGGGTTTATCTGAGGTAGGCA contains:
- a CDS encoding heme oxygenase (biliverdin-producing), with product MSSNLATKLRVGTKKAHTMAENVGFVKCFLRGVVEKNSYRKLVANFYFVYSAMEEEIEKHRQHPIVSKINFPQLNRKYTLEQDLSYYFGANWREQIKLSPAGEAYVQRIREISATEPELLIAHSYTRYLGDLSGGQILKNIAVTAMNLSDGQGTAFYEFPEIPDEKAFKAKYRQIVDELPLDDATSDRIVDEANAAFGVNMKMFQELEGNLIKAIGVMVFNSLTRRRTRGSTELVTAE